Sequence from the Aquimarina sp. Aq107 genome:
GGCGAAAAAAAATGGAACATACTGGAATGATCGGAATGGGAATTCATACGCAGTGGCAAAATCAAGGCATTGGAACATTATTGCTTCAAAACACAATAGATTGGGCGCAACAAAACGAAATATTAAAAGTAATTTGGTTAGAAGTATATGAAAGTAATCAATCTGGAATTGTTTTATATAAGAAAACTGGCTTTACAAAATCGGGTATTATTCCCAATTTCTTTTTAGAAAACGATGCATATATTGATAAAATTATTATGTCTAGAGAGGTATAGCCGCTAAAAAACATCTAGATCACGCCTAAAATCATTCTCAAGAGCTGCACCTCACTACTTTTATGTATCTTCGTGTAATTTTTTAATCCAGTACTGATATAAGCATATGATCAAAT
This genomic interval carries:
- a CDS encoding GNAT family N-acetyltransferase; amino-acid sequence: MSFFPKTYSAKNNRTVTIRQAVSDDASNLLKLKLQYLKNTETLPLFENEYPNDIDQERDFIERFQSEKNSIILVALCDDVMIGNIDLTGSWRKKMEHTGMIGMGIHTQWQNQGIGTLLLQNTIDWAQQNEILKVIWLEVYESNQSGIVLYKKTGFTKSGIIPNFFLENDAYIDKIIMSREV